Genomic window (Actinomycetota bacterium):
CGTCAGCAGCGCTTGGCCCCAGTCGCCGGTACCGACCGGATCGCCGGTGTGCCCGACGGTGCGGCACGTCGGCTCCACGACCGCGCGGCCGGTCCACATCTCGTGGATCTCGTAGCCGAGCTTGTCGGCCACCTCCTCGGGGACGCTCGTCTCGTGGTCGGGCCGCCACACCTCCTGCAGCGCCAGCACGTCGGCGTCGAGCCGGCGACACGCCTCGAGGACGTCGAACGGCTCGTACGAGCGCGGATGACGGCCCCAGTGGATGTTGAACGAAGCGAGAACGAGGCTCTGCACTGGCGGCTGAGGCTAGGGCGCGACCACCGGTTCGCGTCCGCAGGTGGAGCGCTTCAGTCAGCTGCGACCGGCGAAGTACTTGGCATAGCCGTCGGCGAGGGCACGTAGCTCCGGGTCCTTCGCGAACAGCGGCTCGAACTTCTCGCGGGCCTTCGCCCGCTTCGCCGGGAAGTACTCGGTCGGCCAGTAGCCCTCATGGGGCCGGTAGCTCTTGAGCACGTTGCGGGCGACGGTGGCCTTGTGCACTTCGTCGACGCCGTCGGCGATGCCCATCGTCGGCGCGCCCGCGTACATCGCCTGGAGCGGCGTGAGGTTGGTGGTGCCGAGCGAGCCCAGGATGTGCAGCGCGTTGAACGACACCTCGCGCAGCACCTTCGCCATGGTGTACTTCACCGCGGCGATGTCGGTGCGTGTCTCCTGCGTGCTCGTGTTGTCGATCTTCCACGCAGTCTCGAGCACGAACAGCCGCAGCATCCGGATCGACGCGTAGGAATCGGCGATCTTCTCCTGCACCATCTGGTGATCGGCGATGATCTTGCCGTGTGACTCGCGGCTGAGCGCCCGCTCGCACATCATGTCGAAGGCCAGCTTGCACTGCGCGATCGTGCGCATCGCGTGGTGGATGCGGCCACCCCCGAGGCGCCGCTGGGCCAGCACCTTGGCGCCGTCCTCGGGTCCGAGCAGGTGGTCGGCAGGAATGCGGACGTCGCGGTAGATGATGTGGTTGTGGTTGCGCGGCTCGGGCTGGATTTCGACGCCCGGCGTCTCCCGCGGCACCACGAACATGCCGTTTGTGCACATCACGAACAGGATGTCGGCCACCCGGCCCGCGCTCGTGAACCACTTCTCGCCGTTGATGACCCACTCGTCGCCGTCACGTGTCGCGTGCGTCCGGAACAGGTTGGGATCGGAACCGCCCTGCGGTTCGGTCATCGAGTAGGCCGACCACAGCTCCTGGTTGAGCATGGGCTTGAGCCAGCGCTCCTTCTGCTCCTCG
Coding sequences:
- a CDS encoding acyl-CoA dehydrogenase, with the translated sequence MGWDFSTDPQFQKKLDWVEEFCREEVEPLEFVFPYAVRSKDQRIKALVKRLQDEIKAQGLWAIFLDEELGGPGYGQLKLGLLNEILGRYPSAPQMFGAAAPDTGNMEMLAAYGTEEQKERWLKPMLNQELWSAYSMTEPQGGSDPNLFRTHATRDGDEWVINGEKWFTSAGRVADILFVMCTNGMFVVPRETPGVEIQPEPRNHNHIIYRDVRIPADHLLGPEDGAKVLAQRRLGGGRIHHAMRTIAQCKLAFDMMCERALSRESHGKIIADHQMVQEKIADSYASIRMLRLFVLETAWKIDNTSTQETRTDIAAVKYTMAKVLREVSFNALHILGSLGTTNLTPLQAMYAGAPTMGIADGVDEVHKATVARNVLKSYRPHEGYWPTEYFPAKRAKAREKFEPLFAKDPELRALADGYAKYFAGRS